One segment of Asaia bogorensis NBRC 16594 DNA contains the following:
- a CDS encoding cobalt-precorrin-5B (C(1))-methyltransferase — translation MTQATALRRGWTTGSCATAAAKAAWSLLRHDICPDPVTISLPGGKEACFALNGHGKDGRTAWASVIKDAGDDPDVTHGAIMRVTVEQASAGTGVAFRAGEGVGTITQPGLPLPPGEPAINPVPRQMIRAALLQVTPEGADAIVTVSIADGEVLARQTLNARLGIIGGLSVLGTTGIVIPYSCSAWIHSIHRGIDVARALNLPHIVASTGATSENAARLRYRVSEAALIEMGDFAGGLLKYLHRHPVPRLTLAGGIAKMTKLAEGHLDLHSSRTLANPAALRSIAAPLGLSASRMAQLDAAKTIAQGYAALADERLGKLIAEAACATARKTLACPDCEIGVLVVDRQGLIVGASERA, via the coding sequence ATGACGCAAGCCACGGCCCTGCGTCGCGGATGGACAACCGGAAGCTGCGCTACGGCCGCAGCCAAGGCAGCCTGGTCTCTGCTGCGGCACGATATCTGCCCCGACCCGGTGACGATCAGCCTGCCCGGCGGCAAGGAAGCGTGTTTTGCGCTCAACGGGCATGGGAAAGACGGCCGAACCGCATGGGCCAGTGTGATCAAGGATGCCGGTGACGACCCGGATGTAACCCATGGCGCCATAATGCGTGTGACAGTGGAGCAAGCCTCTGCGGGCACGGGTGTCGCCTTTCGCGCTGGCGAAGGCGTTGGCACCATCACACAGCCCGGCCTGCCCCTGCCGCCGGGAGAGCCCGCCATCAACCCCGTGCCCCGACAAATGATCCGCGCAGCACTCCTGCAGGTCACGCCAGAAGGGGCGGATGCCATCGTGACGGTCTCGATTGCCGATGGTGAGGTGTTGGCCAGACAGACGCTCAATGCTCGCCTTGGCATCATTGGCGGTCTCTCCGTTCTGGGAACGACCGGCATTGTCATACCCTATTCCTGCTCGGCCTGGATCCATTCGATCCATCGCGGCATCGATGTCGCACGCGCTCTCAATCTCCCCCATATCGTGGCGAGCACCGGTGCGACCTCGGAAAATGCTGCGCGGTTGCGCTACAGAGTGAGTGAGGCCGCCCTCATCGAGATGGGTGATTTTGCGGGTGGCTTGCTGAAATATCTCCATCGGCATCCGGTGCCGCGCCTGACTCTCGCTGGCGGTATTGCGAAGATGACCAAGCTAGCCGAGGGCCATCTCGATCTGCATTCCAGCCGTACCCTGGCCAATCCGGCCGCGCTGCGCAGCATCGCCGCGCCTTTGGGCTTATCCGCCTCCCGCATGGCACAACTCGATGCAGCCAAGACTATTGCGCAGGGCTATGCCGCCCTCGCTGATGAAAGGCTGGGCAAACTCATTGCCGAAGCGGCCTGCGCCACCGCGCGCAAGACGCTCGCTTGTCCAGACTGTGAAATCGGGGTGCTGGTGGTGGACAGGCAAGGCCTGATTGTCGGTGCCAGCGAGAGAGCGTGA
- a CDS encoding TonB-dependent receptor domain-containing protein, with amino-acid sequence MVFISIGYNPSLVMAASHASQKAEKSVLARKKTPGTARKTAALAVLAQKESISVSGKRLRSHAAEVAISRSVMDRFIPGTNPMQVLSLTTPGANFTSSDAFGLDTAANTFYVRGFTQTQIGATLDGIPLGTQGFTNQNGVSITQAMIQDDLAGMTISQGAGSLDTFSGQLLGAAMTYTSSDPADKAGGRVSQSFGSYNAFRTYGRADSGILNPSGTKFYASFARTESKLWKGEGYQRELQADAKLVQPVGDHGKITGFFGFGNFTQANYLSLTKNMWERLGRDTTYLKPDYEKAKLWAYYAQFTDDVPPGYEGVLSNSEVGNYAWDGSQIQRSYLSSVNGHFDISTRLHSDTVAYGNVASGVYGGTNNFVTSPSYGVPMLLADGTVSGVPMALQRAHAGMQRIGFTQKLSYEAPHHNLVEGGLWYENNRWIYNARLYEDTPTSAHNMMSDLRKGTGATWFEDTYNSNSFQFFLQDRWTIIRGMTLLAGFKSLTQTTHGGTKNDYTQRLKAEGWNTYYRRPASGSLTASGAFLPHFSFDYHFLDHHEIYWDIAENLRAYDYYSQVASGTAWGGLGNASQPAQQVFDANKKILKPERTWNYVVGYRYDTRFFTGTVDYYHTDYYNRLASITEGTSNNTRNAYMNVGRETMDGVDILGAIRPVKGLEITNSFSWNNARYQGTGINYGGQIYSLKGKRQVYYPAYMYKANLAYTWRATQFNFNVNYISSRPMTFLNDLNIPSYWLANLTLAHDFGRIGFAEHFKASFGVTNLFDKNYIGGVYGAASVSGDNNSNLFVASPRQFIGSIAAAF; translated from the coding sequence ATGGTATTCATATCTATCGGCTACAATCCTTCTCTTGTCATGGCCGCGTCTCACGCCAGCCAGAAGGCGGAAAAATCCGTTTTGGCACGCAAAAAGACACCCGGAACGGCCAGAAAGACTGCTGCCCTGGCCGTCCTTGCGCAGAAAGAGTCGATCTCTGTCAGCGGCAAGCGCCTGCGCAGCCATGCTGCCGAAGTCGCGATCTCGCGCAGCGTCATGGATCGTTTCATTCCCGGCACGAACCCGATGCAGGTCCTTTCTCTCACTACACCGGGAGCCAATTTCACGTCGTCCGACGCTTTCGGCCTCGATACCGCCGCCAATACCTTTTACGTGCGCGGCTTCACGCAGACACAGATCGGCGCAACGCTTGACGGCATACCGCTCGGCACGCAGGGCTTTACCAACCAGAACGGCGTCTCGATCACCCAGGCCATGATTCAGGATGATCTGGCGGGGATGACCATCTCGCAGGGCGCAGGCTCGCTCGATACGTTCTCGGGGCAGCTTTTGGGCGCCGCCATGACGTACACATCCTCCGACCCTGCGGACAAGGCCGGCGGTCGGGTGAGCCAGAGCTTTGGCAGTTATAACGCCTTTCGCACCTATGGAAGGGCCGATAGCGGCATCCTCAACCCGAGCGGTACGAAATTTTATGCGTCCTTCGCCCGCACCGAGAGCAAACTCTGGAAGGGCGAAGGCTATCAGCGCGAATTACAGGCCGATGCCAAACTCGTGCAGCCTGTGGGAGACCACGGCAAGATCACCGGGTTCTTCGGGTTCGGCAATTTCACCCAGGCCAATTATCTGAGTCTGACGAAAAACATGTGGGAGCGTCTCGGACGCGATACCACCTACCTCAAACCCGATTACGAGAAAGCGAAGCTCTGGGCCTATTATGCCCAGTTCACCGATGATGTGCCGCCCGGCTATGAGGGTGTTCTTTCCAACAGCGAGGTGGGGAATTACGCATGGGATGGCTCCCAGATCCAGCGTAGCTACCTGTCCTCGGTCAACGGTCATTTCGATATCTCTACGCGCCTGCATTCTGACACGGTGGCCTATGGCAATGTGGCCAGCGGTGTTTATGGCGGCACCAATAATTTCGTGACGTCCCCAAGCTACGGTGTGCCCATGCTTCTGGCGGATGGTACGGTAAGTGGTGTTCCCATGGCGCTGCAAAGGGCCCATGCCGGCATGCAGCGCATCGGCTTTACGCAGAAGCTTTCCTACGAAGCGCCCCATCATAATCTCGTTGAGGGCGGGCTCTGGTATGAAAACAATCGCTGGATCTACAACGCACGCCTGTACGAGGACACCCCAACCAGCGCCCACAACATGATGTCCGACCTCAGGAAGGGAACAGGGGCCACGTGGTTCGAGGACACTTATAACTCGAACAGTTTCCAGTTCTTCCTGCAGGATCGCTGGACCATCATCAGGGGTATGACACTGCTGGCGGGTTTCAAATCACTCACCCAAACCACGCATGGCGGCACGAAAAATGACTATACGCAGCGCCTCAAGGCCGAGGGCTGGAACACCTATTATCGACGCCCTGCCAGTGGCTCCCTGACGGCATCAGGCGCCTTCCTGCCCCATTTCAGCTTCGATTACCATTTCCTCGATCATCATGAGATCTACTGGGATATTGCCGAAAACCTGCGCGCCTATGACTACTACTCGCAGGTTGCTTCCGGCACGGCCTGGGGTGGGCTCGGCAATGCCTCGCAGCCCGCGCAACAGGTGTTTGACGCGAACAAGAAAATCCTCAAGCCCGAACGGACATGGAATTACGTCGTGGGCTATCGCTACGACACCAGATTTTTCACCGGCACAGTCGATTACTATCACACAGATTACTATAATCGTCTGGCTTCGATCACCGAAGGGACGTCGAACAACACGCGTAATGCCTATATGAATGTCGGCCGCGAAACCATGGATGGGGTCGATATCCTCGGTGCCATCCGTCCGGTCAAGGGGCTCGAAATCACCAACAGCTTCAGCTGGAACAACGCGCGATATCAGGGCACGGGCATCAATTACGGCGGTCAGATCTACAGCCTGAAAGGCAAGCGTCAGGTGTATTATCCAGCCTATATGTACAAGGCCAATCTGGCCTACACATGGCGTGCGACACAGTTCAATTTCAACGTGAACTATATCAGCTCACGACCCATGACATTTCTCAATGATCTGAACATTCCGTCCTACTGGCTCGCCAATCTGACTCTTGCTCATGATTTCGGCCGTATCGGCTTTGCCGAGCATTTCAAGGCAAGCTTTGGCGTCACCAACCTCTTTGACAAGAATTACATCGGTGGCGTTTATGGCGCGGCATCGGTGTCGGGCGATAACAACAGCAATCTCTTTGTCGCATCGCCCAGGCAGTTCATCGGGTCGATCGCCGCAGCCTTCTGA
- a CDS encoding L-idonate 5-dehydrogenase produces the protein MSQALIIHAPHDLRLETFETQPLQAGEVMVRVEAGGICGSDLHYYHHGGFGAVRIRHKMVLGHEVAGRIAQKAPDVQGLEIGDVVAVNPGLACGHCAMCLAGLSNHCTDMRFYGSAMRNPHVDGAFRRNLVCKAVQCVRGHHKSPADLALAEPFAVALHAVRRAGALLGKKVLITGAGPIGTLVAVAARLNGARRVIVTDILSEPLEIARKAGADEVINGREEPDALAALKGQVDVMIECSGNEQALRNGIDLMSPCGTIVQLGLGDDVTLPQSRIVAGELNWVGSFRFREEFALAVELIDNGKADLSALVTHRFALERAREAFDLASNRKEAMKVLLTL, from the coding sequence ATGAGCCAGGCTCTCATTATCCACGCGCCCCATGATCTGCGCCTTGAGACATTCGAGACGCAGCCCCTCCAGGCCGGTGAAGTCATGGTGCGGGTCGAGGCAGGGGGTATCTGCGGTTCGGACCTGCATTATTATCATCACGGCGGCTTTGGCGCGGTGCGCATCAGGCACAAGATGGTGCTTGGTCATGAAGTAGCTGGGCGCATTGCGCAAAAGGCACCGGATGTGCAGGGGCTCGAAATCGGTGATGTCGTGGCCGTCAATCCGGGTCTGGCCTGCGGCCATTGCGCCATGTGTCTGGCTGGACTGTCCAATCACTGCACCGATATGCGGTTTTATGGCAGTGCCATGCGCAACCCGCATGTGGATGGTGCCTTCAGGCGGAACCTTGTCTGCAAGGCCGTTCAATGCGTCAGGGGACATCACAAATCACCTGCCGATCTCGCCCTGGCCGAGCCCTTCGCCGTTGCGCTCCACGCTGTCAGACGGGCGGGCGCACTGCTTGGCAAAAAGGTGCTGATTACGGGGGCAGGGCCGATCGGAACACTCGTGGCGGTTGCAGCCCGACTGAATGGTGCGAGGCGGGTGATTGTGACCGATATCCTCTCCGAGCCGCTCGAAATAGCGCGCAAGGCTGGCGCAGATGAGGTGATCAACGGGCGGGAAGAGCCTGATGCGCTGGCGGCGCTCAAGGGGCAGGTGGATGTGATGATCGAGTGCTCAGGCAATGAGCAGGCGCTCAGAAATGGTATTGATCTGATGAGCCCTTGCGGGACGATCGTTCAGCTTGGTCTTGGGGATGATGTGACTCTGCCGCAAAGCCGTATCGTGGCAGGCGAGCTGAACTGGGTGGGGTCATTCCGGTTCCGTGAGGAGTTTGCCCTTGCAGTCGAGCTCATCGATAACGGCAAGGCTGACCTCTCGGCCCTCGTCACGCACCGCTTCGCGCTCGAGAGAGCGAGAGAGGCATTCGATCTGGCCTCGAACCGCAAGGAGGCCATGAAAGTGCTGCTTACGCTCTAG
- a CDS encoding TonB-dependent receptor: MSRPISCKMASLLASGALVALLPPRPAWAVHHAPHSAHKGMPVSSGSRPAASRAKRHEPVKGQDENVSVSGRRAVLGGGLMARQTVARSISTVTQEYIARQSPLVNPGVLVSSLPGVQGNNEGPLSTSSETVHIRGLDQTQIGMIYEGMPLADPFTYSAYTSAMVDNEDLANVSVSQGSSDLTAPTYNADGAQMTMSLRHPSDHFALYAEGSGGTHSTNKEFVRVDTGELGHSGVTGFVSGSYSSGNLWRGPGSLYRWHLDGALLKHWTPKSSSEVIFGYNYANQTEWVYPNLAQWHQYGTGYNTHGQYTPGDTLYYKLNTKATNAVVGTIKNHFDLGSGWSLDAQPYAVETYGPNNYGANIPVTNGYRGTEKYAVLDGYTPQSGTVTAISIHPWVQTSSGLNMIAAWHRGINTLKFSYWYSYAVHTEFQNHYPVNAMGQYTQNNSYLTVGGKAVTQYDINGFQQLNALGIEDQIKLFHDRLTIDAGLRANMISRQFTEDLPGSTPYKSIKNMFIPAPQVLISYQINPDDQIYVNGTTGYRAPSSFQAQVPVYTFTTPVPVTQPLANFTPEYMIGEEIGFRHYGPVMLSVAGFNYNLTHHQISSVSYIPGTSILTSQPIDAGGESAQGVQAELSTRPWHHFSAYASGQYMHTRIGNNIAYMGDILPTKGKQEVASPKFLGALGLTFDDGTTFGNFNFRYSDSQYSTLMNDQGIPSYFTADASIGRYLPRFGHVRPKAMLSLINIGDVHYLSSITGFTPSAASQIKGLGGKTLVGSQPAYAVGTGFAAIATVSATFE; encoded by the coding sequence ATGTCGCGTCCTATTTCCTGCAAAATGGCTTCTCTGCTCGCGTCTGGCGCTCTTGTGGCCCTGCTTCCGCCGCGACCCGCCTGGGCGGTGCATCATGCCCCCCACTCGGCGCACAAGGGCATGCCTGTCAGTTCAGGCTCACGGCCTGCCGCAAGCCGGGCCAAACGGCATGAGCCGGTAAAAGGCCAGGATGAAAACGTCAGTGTCTCAGGGCGTCGTGCCGTTCTGGGGGGCGGCTTGATGGCGCGGCAAACCGTTGCGCGTTCGATCAGTACGGTGACGCAGGAATATATCGCGAGGCAGTCGCCGCTGGTCAATCCGGGCGTGCTGGTCTCCAGCCTGCCGGGCGTACAGGGAAATAACGAGGGACCACTCAGCACGAGCTCGGAGACAGTTCATATCCGTGGTCTCGACCAGACCCAGATCGGCATGATCTATGAGGGCATGCCACTGGCTGATCCTTTCACCTATAGCGCTTACACATCGGCGATGGTGGATAACGAGGATCTGGCAAATGTCTCGGTCAGCCAGGGATCATCGGACCTCACGGCGCCAACCTATAATGCCGATGGCGCCCAGATGACCATGAGCCTGCGTCATCCCTCGGACCATTTCGCTCTATACGCCGAAGGCTCCGGTGGAACGCACAGCACCAACAAGGAATTTGTACGCGTCGATACGGGCGAGCTGGGCCATAGTGGTGTGACTGGTTTCGTTTCCGGCTCGTATTCCAGCGGCAATCTGTGGCGTGGCCCCGGAAGCCTGTATCGCTGGCATCTGGACGGAGCGCTTCTGAAACACTGGACGCCTAAGAGCAGCTCCGAGGTAATTTTCGGATATAATTATGCGAACCAGACGGAGTGGGTCTATCCCAATCTCGCGCAATGGCATCAATATGGTACGGGCTATAATACGCATGGTCAGTATACACCGGGAGACACGCTGTATTACAAGCTGAATACCAAGGCCACCAATGCCGTGGTCGGCACCATCAAGAACCATTTCGATCTGGGGAGCGGTTGGTCGCTCGATGCCCAGCCCTACGCCGTTGAGACCTATGGCCCCAATAATTATGGCGCGAATATCCCTGTGACGAACGGGTATCGGGGTACCGAGAAATATGCCGTTCTCGATGGCTATACGCCGCAATCCGGCACGGTCACGGCCATCAGCATTCACCCCTGGGTACAGACCTCAAGCGGGCTGAACATGATCGCTGCCTGGCACCGTGGCATCAATACGCTGAAATTCTCCTACTGGTATTCCTACGCCGTTCATACCGAGTTTCAGAACCATTATCCGGTGAATGCCATGGGGCAGTACACGCAGAATAACAGCTATCTGACCGTGGGTGGAAAAGCGGTCACCCAGTATGACATCAATGGCTTCCAGCAGCTCAACGCGCTCGGTATCGAGGATCAGATCAAGCTGTTTCATGACCGCCTGACCATCGATGCGGGTTTGCGCGCCAATATGATCTCGCGCCAGTTCACTGAAGATCTACCCGGATCGACCCCGTACAAATCGATCAAGAACATGTTCATCCCTGCGCCGCAGGTGCTCATCAGCTATCAGATCAACCCCGATGACCAGATCTATGTGAACGGCACCACAGGTTATCGCGCCCCCTCATCGTTTCAGGCGCAGGTGCCGGTCTATACCTTCACGACGCCCGTACCTGTCACGCAACCTCTGGCAAATTTCACGCCCGAATACATGATTGGCGAGGAAATCGGCTTCCGGCATTATGGGCCGGTCATGCTGAGTGTGGCGGGCTTCAACTATAATCTTACCCATCACCAGATCAGTTCTGTATCCTATATTCCTGGGACCAGCATTCTCACCTCGCAACCTATCGATGCCGGGGGTGAATCAGCACAAGGCGTGCAGGCTGAGCTTTCGACCCGTCCCTGGCATCATTTCAGCGCCTATGCCTCGGGCCAGTACATGCACACCCGTATTGGCAATAATATCGCCTATATGGGCGACATTCTGCCCACCAAGGGGAAGCAGGAGGTGGCTTCTCCCAAATTTCTCGGAGCGCTCGGGCTGACCTTCGATGACGGCACGACATTCGGCAATTTCAATTTCCGTTACTCCGACTCTCAGTATTCAACCCTTATGAACGATCAGGGCATCCCGTCCTATTTCACGGCCGATGCCTCGATCGGCCGTTATCTGCCCCGCTTCGGGCATGTAAGACCCAAGGCGATGCTCAGCCTGATTAACATCGGCGATGTGCATTATCTGTCATCCATCACGGGTTTCACGCCGAGCGCTGCGAGCCAGATCAAGGGGCTGGGGGGCAAGACGCTTGTCGGGTCTCAGCCTGCCTATGCCGTAGGGACCGGCTTTGCAGCCATCGCGACCGTGTCTGCTACCTTCGAGTGA
- a CDS encoding anhydro-N-acetylmuramic acid kinase — protein sequence MISSRQDDGPPTGHDGRYEGTGRFLRVIGLMSGTSLDGVDAALIETDGVSVRYRGAAVSLPYEASLRERVYALFGQAAAFAGETLDALPEEFRAVERELTDAHVRAVQQVLKQEGTADLVGFHGQTLYHAPEKGRTWQMGDASRLSHLTGLPVIHDFRSADVAAGGQGAPLAPWYHAACLGDMQGPVAILNIGGVANVTFVGADGTILAGDTGPGNALLDDWALRHTGVACDRNGALARAGQVDQAILAGLMADTFFARPLPKSLDRQAFAMALERVSGLGAEDGAATLVAFTVRSIAQSALPEVPRGWFVCGGGRHNPSIMQALSHALPGTVAAVEALGWNGDMVEAECFAFLAMRSLRGLPLSSPGITGAPGFGSGGRLSCSALVPSSVLGGAFTR from the coding sequence ATGATCTCGTCCCGACAGGATGACGGGCCCCCAACGGGGCATGACGGCAGATATGAAGGCACGGGCAGATTTCTGCGCGTGATCGGTCTGATGAGCGGTACATCGCTCGATGGGGTGGATGCCGCCCTGATCGAGACGGATGGCGTGAGCGTACGGTATCGCGGCGCTGCGGTTAGTCTGCCCTATGAGGCCTCATTGCGTGAGCGTGTTTATGCCCTGTTCGGCCAGGCAGCCGCCTTTGCCGGTGAGACGCTCGACGCCCTGCCGGAAGAATTCAGGGCGGTCGAGCGCGAACTGACCGATGCCCATGTGCGGGCTGTGCAGCAAGTGCTGAAGCAGGAAGGTACGGCCGATCTTGTCGGGTTTCATGGCCAGACACTTTATCACGCGCCGGAAAAGGGGCGGACATGGCAGATGGGCGATGCCTCTCGTCTGTCCCACCTGACCGGGCTGCCGGTCATCCATGATTTTCGTTCGGCCGATGTCGCGGCAGGCGGGCAGGGCGCCCCTTTGGCGCCCTGGTATCATGCGGCCTGTCTGGGCGATATGCAGGGGCCAGTGGCGATCCTCAATATCGGCGGCGTGGCCAATGTCACCTTCGTTGGGGCGGATGGGACCATTTTGGCAGGCGACACTGGCCCGGGGAACGCGCTGCTTGATGACTGGGCCCTGCGCCATACAGGCGTGGCGTGCGACCGGAATGGCGCTCTGGCGCGTGCGGGGCAGGTCGATCAGGCTATTCTGGCCGGTCTGATGGCCGATACTTTTTTCGCACGGCCCCTGCCCAAATCGCTGGATCGGCAAGCTTTTGCGATGGCGCTGGAGCGCGTGTCGGGACTGGGGGCAGAGGATGGCGCGGCGACCCTTGTGGCCTTCACGGTGCGCAGTATCGCCCAGAGCGCCCTACCGGAGGTGCCGCGTGGCTGGTTCGTGTGCGGGGGCGGGCGGCACAATCCGTCGATCATGCAGGCGCTGAGCCATGCTTTGCCGGGCACGGTCGCGGCGGTGGAAGCGCTGGGGTGGAATGGTGATATGGTCGAGGCCGAGTGCTTTGCCTTTCTTGCCATGCGCAGCTTGCGCGGCTTGCCGCTCTCATCGCCCGGCATCACAGGGGCGCCCGGTTTCGGCTCGGGGGGCAGGCTGAGTTGCTCAGCGCTCGTTCCATCGTCGGTTCTTGGAGGGGCATTCACCCGCTGA
- a CDS encoding N-acetylmuramic acid 6-phosphate etherase: protein MTETPSDILPQTHAVEKLQTEQQDPRYATIELWPTASILDALAEAQMAATALVREAVPSLEAVIEAALPRLRRGGRLFYVGAGTAGRVGMQDGVELTPTYGWPPEKLVMLLAGGSAAVSQAAEGAEDDEQAACAEMNANHVGPDDVVFGIAASGNTPYSCAALGFARSKGALTIGISCVAEGRLLREAELGIALPTGAEAVAGSTRLKAGTAQKAALNLLSTTLMIRLGHVYQGLMVDMRVTNAKLARRAIGMVRRIAGGTDAEIGNALKQADGNVKRAVLLRHGMTLEEAELALKTHGGDLHAILGRKTKTGS from the coding sequence GTGACTGAAACACCGTCAGATATCCTTCCGCAGACGCATGCTGTGGAGAAACTCCAGACGGAGCAGCAGGACCCGCGCTACGCCACGATCGAGCTTTGGCCAACGGCATCGATCCTCGATGCGCTGGCTGAAGCGCAGATGGCGGCCACGGCGCTTGTCCGGGAGGCTGTTCCATCGCTTGAAGCGGTCATTGAGGCGGCCCTGCCGCGTTTACGGCGGGGAGGAAGGCTCTTTTATGTCGGTGCCGGCACGGCGGGCCGGGTAGGTATGCAGGACGGGGTGGAACTGACCCCCACCTATGGTTGGCCGCCGGAGAAGCTGGTGATGCTGCTGGCAGGAGGCAGTGCCGCCGTATCGCAGGCTGCCGAGGGGGCCGAGGATGATGAGCAGGCGGCCTGTGCGGAGATGAACGCCAACCATGTGGGTCCCGATGATGTGGTGTTTGGCATCGCGGCGAGCGGCAACACACCTTACAGCTGCGCGGCGCTCGGTTTCGCGCGCAGCAAGGGGGCGCTTACCATTGGCATAAGCTGCGTGGCAGAGGGTCGCCTGCTGCGTGAGGCCGAGCTTGGCATTGCACTGCCAACAGGCGCCGAAGCGGTCGCGGGCTCGACACGGCTCAAGGCAGGGACAGCGCAGAAAGCAGCGCTCAACCTGCTCTCAACCACGCTCATGATCCGTCTCGGGCATGTCTATCAGGGGCTGATGGTCGATATGCGTGTCACCAACGCCAAGCTGGCACGGCGAGCGATCGGCATGGTGCGCCGCATCGCCGGGGGAACCGATGCGGAGATCGGGAATGCGCTGAAACAGGCCGATGGCAACGTCAAACGTGCTGTGCTGCTCCGTCACGGCATGACGCTGGAAGAAGCCGAACTCGCCCTGAAGACGCATGGGGGTGATCTGCATGCGATACTGGGCCGCAAGACAAAGACCGGCTCATGA
- a CDS encoding sodium:solute symporter, giving the protein MHPLDRLVILLYFAGLCFLVWRVSRRSAGSSRDFLSAHHDLPWWALCLSLVATETSTLTFISIPGIGYTQGMVFLGIAGGYFIGRGLVALWFLPRYVEGSMTSAYTVLGARYGAPMQRLASGAFLVTRFMAESIRLLAGALPIVWLFTQSGLPVGRWSVLSAILVFTLFYTILGGLRAVVWSDAIQLGIYGFGAVFCVVYVWLGMVGHGAPGHGAPGSGAAGQGWSMAVQSGKLAVFHPLTAQNWLGDPFTLAASLFGGAVLSIASHGTDQLMVQRILAARSLREARMALIGSAVVVAALFGLLSLLGVQLWVARAGRSLAADHMMSSDALFPHFMIEALPAGIAGLLIAGVLSATMGSLSSTLNAMAGASLTDFGPRPRRWIEQAVQHIGYRPGPLSAPRFMTLLWGAVLLVGAALFTMGSKSAVVLGLTIAGWSYGPTLGAFLCALFLPGLGARAVMAGYVASLACMALVLIVGQLRGVAIAFSWLVPLGILFHLGAAGLYRALAGQRAARPEAASQEPQRD; this is encoded by the coding sequence ATGCATCCGCTCGATCGTCTTGTCATCCTGCTTTATTTTGCAGGGCTATGTTTTCTGGTCTGGCGTGTCAGCCGCCGCTCCGCAGGGTCGTCGCGGGATTTTCTCTCTGCGCATCATGACCTGCCTTGGTGGGCCCTGTGTCTCTCCCTTGTGGCGACCGAGACATCGACCCTGACATTCATCAGTATCCCGGGTATCGGCTATACGCAGGGGATGGTTTTCCTCGGTATCGCCGGGGGATATTTCATCGGGCGTGGCCTGGTCGCCCTGTGGTTTCTGCCGCGCTATGTCGAGGGCTCGATGACGAGCGCCTACACCGTGCTGGGCGCCCGTTACGGGGCCCCCATGCAGCGTCTGGCGTCCGGTGCATTTCTGGTCACGCGTTTCATGGCCGAGAGTATCCGCCTGCTTGCCGGCGCATTGCCCATCGTCTGGCTGTTCACGCAAAGCGGGTTGCCTGTGGGCCGCTGGAGCGTTCTGTCCGCCATTCTGGTTTTCACGTTGTTCTACACAATTCTCGGCGGGCTTCGTGCGGTTGTGTGGTCAGACGCGATCCAGCTCGGCATTTACGGTTTCGGGGCCGTGTTCTGTGTGGTGTATGTCTGGCTCGGCATGGTGGGACATGGCGCGCCGGGGCATGGCGCGCCGGGATCTGGTGCAGCAGGGCAGGGCTGGTCCATGGCCGTTCAGTCGGGCAAGCTCGCGGTCTTTCATCCCCTGACCGCACAGAACTGGCTGGGTGACCCCTTCACCCTCGCCGCCTCCCTTTTTGGCGGGGCTGTGCTCTCCATTGCTTCTCACGGCACAGACCAACTCATGGTGCAGCGTATTCTGGCAGCGCGTTCATTGCGGGAAGCCCGCATGGCCCTGATTGGCAGCGCTGTTGTGGTGGCGGCCCTGTTCGGGCTTCTCTCCCTTCTCGGGGTTCAGCTCTGGGTTGCCCGCGCAGGGCGCAGCCTTGCTGCGGATCATATGATGTCTTCCGACGCGCTTTTTCCTCATTTCATGATTGAAGCGTTACCCGCCGGGATTGCCGGTCTGCTTATCGCCGGGGTGCTAAGCGCCACGATGGGGTCGCTCTCTTCCACACTCAACGCGATGGCCGGGGCAAGCCTGACTGATTTCGGTCCGAGGCCCCGTCGCTGGATCGAACAGGCGGTGCAGCATATCGGCTATCGGCCTGGCCCGCTCTCTGCGCCACGCTTCATGACACTTTTATGGGGGGCTGTGCTGCTTGTCGGGGCGGCCCTGTTCACGATGGGAAGCAAATCGGCGGTTGTTCTGGGGCTTACCATCGCCGGGTGGTCCTATGGGCCGACACTGGGGGCGTTTCTCTGCGCGCTGTTTTTGCCCGGCCTCGGGGCTCGGGCGGTCATGGCGGGATATGTCGCATCCCTTGCTTGCATGGCGCTTGTACTGATCGTTGGTCAGCTGCGTGGTGTCGCGATTGCCTTTTCATGGCTTGTGCCACTGGGCATCCTGTTTCACCTTGGTGCTGCGGGGCTGTATCGCGCTTTGGCGGGACAGCGCGCCGCTCGCCCAGAAGCTGCCAGTCAGGAGCCCCAACGTGACTGA